A window of the Streptomyces sp. NBC_00250 genome harbors these coding sequences:
- a CDS encoding DUF2079 domain-containing protein, giving the protein MLDVQNRSAEEAVTGTPGAARTESPDGLSPAPLRPYLILAAVLCGLYFLYSWVQYAHFRTPSWDLGIFGQSVRAYAEFRAPVVDIKGPGFHILGDHFSPVTALLAPLYWVWSSPVSLLFAQAALFASGAVVVGRTTQQILGSRAAGLGLALAYGLSWGLQEAVKSDFHEIAFAVPMLALTCRALLLGRWTAAAAWAAPLVLVKEDMGLTVSMVGVVLFLKGQKRLGAALAGFGAAAFALTVLVLIPAASRVGEYDYWSKIEKTGQGAETSFGQVIGDALASGERWEMVIFLLAVTGFLALRSPLILLVLPTLGWRLLSQDPNHWGMHWHYSAILMPVVFLALVDGVRSVRTSPRAWLASYGKVVVPVATAVALVLAVNLPLRELTKAETYRTDTRTEQARAAVDAVPEGVSVEADVSLLAHLTADHRVYWVGTSKGATPDYLAFDLRGWSQQVSDPEQLASQLHPEARYEITHRSDGFAVLKRV; this is encoded by the coding sequence GTGTTGGACGTACAGAACAGGTCCGCCGAGGAGGCCGTCACCGGCACTCCGGGCGCCGCCCGCACCGAGTCGCCGGATGGCCTCTCTCCGGCCCCGCTCCGCCCGTACCTGATCCTCGCGGCCGTCCTCTGCGGCCTGTACTTCCTCTACTCCTGGGTGCAGTACGCGCACTTCCGCACCCCGTCCTGGGACCTCGGGATCTTCGGGCAGTCGGTCCGGGCGTACGCCGAGTTCCGGGCCCCGGTCGTCGACATCAAGGGCCCCGGCTTCCACATACTCGGCGACCACTTCAGCCCCGTCACCGCGCTGCTCGCACCGCTCTACTGGGTCTGGTCCTCACCGGTCTCCCTGCTCTTCGCCCAGGCCGCGCTGTTCGCCTCCGGCGCCGTCGTCGTCGGCCGCACCACCCAGCAGATCCTCGGCAGCCGGGCCGCCGGCCTCGGCCTCGCCCTCGCGTACGGGCTCTCGTGGGGGCTCCAGGAGGCGGTCAAGTCCGACTTCCACGAGATCGCCTTCGCCGTCCCGATGCTCGCCCTGACCTGCCGGGCGCTGCTCCTCGGCCGCTGGACCGCGGCCGCGGCCTGGGCCGCGCCGCTCGTCCTCGTCAAGGAGGACATGGGTCTCACCGTCTCCATGGTCGGCGTGGTCCTCTTCCTGAAGGGGCAGAAGCGGCTCGGCGCGGCCCTGGCCGGCTTCGGCGCGGCGGCCTTCGCCCTGACGGTCCTCGTCCTGATCCCGGCGGCGAGCCGGGTCGGCGAGTACGACTACTGGTCGAAGATCGAGAAGACCGGGCAGGGCGCCGAGACCTCCTTCGGGCAGGTCATCGGCGACGCCCTCGCCTCGGGCGAGCGCTGGGAGATGGTGATCTTCCTGCTCGCCGTCACCGGGTTCCTCGCCCTGCGCTCCCCGCTGATCCTGCTGGTCCTGCCAACGCTCGGCTGGCGCTTGCTCTCCCAGGACCCCAATCACTGGGGCATGCACTGGCACTACAGCGCCATCCTCATGCCGGTGGTCTTCCTGGCCCTGGTGGACGGCGTCCGTTCCGTGCGCACCTCGCCGCGCGCGTGGCTCGCCTCGTACGGGAAGGTCGTCGTCCCGGTCGCTACGGCGGTCGCGCTGGTCCTCGCCGTGAACCTGCCGCTGCGGGAGCTGACGAAGGCGGAGACGTACCGGACGGACACCCGGACCGAGCAGGCGCGCGCGGCGGTCGACGCGGTGCCGGAGGGCGTGAGCGTGGAGGCGGACGTCTCGCTCCTCGCGCACCTCACGGCGGACCACCGCGTCTACTGGGTGGGCACGTCGAAGGGCGCCACCCCGGACTATCTCGCCTTCGACCTGCGCGGCTGGTCGCAGCAGGTCTCGGACCCGGAGCAGCTGGCTTCGCAACTGCATCCGGAGGCGCGGTACGAGATCACCCACCGCTCGGACGGCTTCGCGGTCCTCAAGCGGGTCTGA
- a CDS encoding FHA domain-containing protein — translation MYSIIVVPAPAATSGDQVRLAPGERLHFGRTAPRTAGGRRHLDVPHPGVSRTAGEIGATANYWTLSNFSTASTYVVENPEGAGEHIKIAPGRVDAPVPFEFSRVVLPAGSDLVDFCVWAPRHDYVERAHTAEDGEPTALAFPLDRSKRYFLVLAALCEPRLRGEPHAPLPTADAIVDRLRPLWPAANRAAVQWNIDYLAVKLRLKPGPDTADAGPRLNGKKESLVSLALRFDLVREDDLEPFARVPVAGPVR, via the coding sequence ATGTACAGCATCATCGTGGTGCCCGCACCGGCCGCGACCTCCGGAGACCAGGTCAGACTGGCGCCCGGCGAACGACTCCACTTCGGCCGCACCGCACCGCGTACGGCCGGCGGCCGGCGGCACCTGGACGTCCCGCACCCCGGGGTGTCCCGTACCGCCGGAGAGATCGGAGCCACCGCGAACTACTGGACGCTCAGCAACTTCAGCACCGCCTCGACGTACGTCGTCGAGAACCCGGAGGGAGCCGGGGAGCACATCAAGATCGCGCCGGGCCGGGTCGACGCACCGGTGCCCTTCGAGTTCTCCCGGGTCGTACTGCCCGCCGGCAGCGACCTGGTCGACTTCTGTGTCTGGGCCCCCCGCCACGACTACGTGGAACGCGCGCACACCGCCGAGGACGGCGAGCCGACCGCGCTCGCCTTCCCCCTCGACCGCTCCAAGCGCTACTTCCTCGTGCTCGCCGCGCTCTGCGAACCCCGGCTGCGCGGCGAACCGCACGCACCGCTGCCGACCGCCGACGCGATCGTGGACCGGCTCCGCCCGCTCTGGCCCGCCGCGAACCGGGCCGCCGTGCAGTGGAACATCGACTACCTGGCCGTGAAACTCCGCCTGAAGCCCGGCCCCGACACGGCGGACGCGGGCCCGCGCCTCAACGGCAAGAAGGAGTCGCTGGTCTCGCTGGCGCTCCGCTTCGACCTCGTACGGGAGGACGACCTGGAGCCGTTCGCCCGGGTCCCGGTCGCCGGACCGGTCCGATGA
- a CDS encoding protein kinase domain-containing protein, producing the protein MSAAPEHTPVPVPEGYRVGDWTVERPLGSGAFATVYAARRTAPAAPGHPSAPTGLPARAALKFLPTGTHTPRQLCHLRDLAEREIALLRRLRSPHLIRLYETLTVDDPDRPGLDGATVLVLEEAERSLHSLLTGSTPPNAGPALLTQVCEGLRQLHTAGWVHGDLKPGNVLLMKDGTARLGDFSTASELDGTHAYSPAFATPDYTPPELLWSDVGARGARIRPTSDVWAFGVLAHTVLTGAHPLPGGTPNARRDAAVRYARGEEELRLSPELPPAWRDIISDCLRPTHEERSAHDAASLVRRATRAAAGSTPRFPLLRRMRRSRRLSGPRGATRLATATGAAVLAAALSLVMLRDAPSAEAAQGYDRCPIGHACFFTERDGQGEMCAWYDDEKDWQTGIIVCAWGRDSAPRSAVNNGYVGDPLDDVQFYGDAGYREPLGCLQTNEARNLDGAAGVRSLKWLPDC; encoded by the coding sequence ATGAGCGCGGCCCCCGAGCACACGCCCGTCCCGGTACCGGAGGGGTACCGCGTCGGCGACTGGACCGTCGAGCGCCCCCTCGGGTCGGGAGCCTTCGCCACGGTGTACGCGGCCCGGCGCACGGCCCCGGCCGCCCCGGGCCACCCGTCGGCACCGACGGGACTCCCGGCCCGCGCGGCCCTCAAGTTCCTGCCGACCGGCACGCACACCCCCCGTCAGCTGTGCCATCTGCGGGACCTCGCCGAACGGGAGATCGCGCTGTTGCGGCGGCTGCGCTCGCCCCACCTGATCCGCCTGTACGAAACCCTCACCGTCGACGATCCGGACCGCCCCGGCCTCGACGGCGCCACCGTCCTCGTCCTGGAGGAGGCCGAACGCTCCCTGCACTCCCTGCTGACCGGCAGCACCCCGCCGAACGCCGGCCCCGCACTGCTGACCCAGGTCTGCGAAGGGCTGCGCCAACTGCACACCGCGGGCTGGGTCCACGGCGACCTGAAACCCGGGAACGTCCTGCTGATGAAGGACGGCACCGCCCGGCTCGGCGACTTCAGCACCGCGAGCGAACTCGACGGCACCCACGCCTACTCCCCCGCCTTCGCCACCCCGGACTACACCCCGCCCGAGCTGCTCTGGTCCGACGTCGGCGCCCGGGGCGCACGGATCCGCCCCACCTCGGACGTCTGGGCCTTCGGCGTCCTCGCGCACACCGTCCTCACCGGCGCCCACCCCCTGCCGGGCGGCACGCCGAACGCCCGCCGGGACGCCGCCGTCCGCTACGCCCGGGGCGAGGAGGAACTCCGGCTCTCCCCCGAACTCCCTCCCGCGTGGCGGGACATCATCAGCGACTGCCTGCGCCCCACCCACGAGGAACGCTCGGCCCACGACGCGGCGTCCCTGGTCCGCCGCGCCACCCGGGCGGCCGCGGGCAGCACCCCCCGGTTCCCCCTGCTGCGCCGCATGCGCCGCTCGCGCCGTCTGTCCGGACCCCGCGGGGCCACGCGGCTGGCCACGGCCACCGGGGCGGCCGTGCTGGCCGCGGCCCTCAGCCTCGTCATGCTGCGGGACGCCCCCTCGGCGGAGGCGGCGCAGGGCTACGACCGCTGTCCGATCGGCCACGCCTGCTTCTTCACCGAACGCGACGGCCAGGGGGAGATGTGCGCCTGGTACGACGACGAGAAGGACTGGCAGACCGGGATCATCGTCTGCGCCTGGGGCCGCGACTCCGCACCCCGGTCCGCCGTCAACAACGGCTACGTCGGCGATCCGCTGGACGACGTCCAGTTCTACGGGGACGCCGGCTACCGAGAGCCGCTGGGCTGCCTGCAGACCAACGAGGCACGGAACCTGGACGGCGCCGCCGGCGTGCGCTCCCTGAAGTGGCTGCCGGACTGCTGA